The genomic DNA TTGCAGACCAACTTATCACTCGTAAAAAGGCGCATTAAAAATTCGAATTTGAAAAGTAAAAACTATGTGATTGGAACAGAGACACACACAAATGTGTCGATTCTTTATATCGATTCTATTGTGAATCCCGAACACTTGAATCGTGTTTGTACAAAGTTGGATACATTGACGTGGCCTGGATTTGCGGATATTACGACTGTTAGTCAGTTGATGGAAGAGCATCGCTTTTCGCCATTTACACAGTATCATATGACGGAGCGACCAGATTCCACAATCGGTTATCTGTTAGATGGGCGTATCATTATTATGATGGATAATAGCCCAGGTGTCTTAATTTGTCCGAGTACATTTTTCGAGTTTTTTCAGTCACCTGAGGATGACTTTAATCGTTGGACGACGGCTACATTATTGCGTTGTCTGCGTTTTTTTGGATTCTTTTTGACGATTATGCTGACTCCTTTTTATATTTCAGCGTTGTCTTTTCATCCGGAAATGTTGCCGTTTGAAGTGCTCATTAATTTACAAGAATCACGCAGTCGGGTGCCTTTTCCTCCCGTGATTGAAGTGCTGTTTATGGAATTAGTTATTGAAGTGTTGCGGGAAGCTGGAACGCGCATGCCGACCAAGATTGGGCAAACGATTGGTATTGTTGGAGGGATTGTCATTGGAACAGCGGCTGTAGAGGCCGGACTTGTCAGCAATACACTGATTGTATTAGTGGCCATTTCAGCGCTGTTATCCTTTTTACCCCCAAGTTTTACGATGAGTAATTCAAGTCGTGTCATTCGTTATTTATTTATCATTTCGGCAGGCTTATTTGGACTTTATGGACAAATGATCGCATTTGCATGGCTTATGCATCATTTACTTAGTTTAAAGTCTTTGGGCGAAGACTATATGGCCCCTGTGCTGCCCCGGAAATGGTCAGACTTTGTAGATAGTGTTATTCGACTACCAACTCCTTTTCAAAAGTATAAAAAAGGAGTTTCAAGGGCAGTAACGGATAAAAAGGAAGGAAAATGATGAAGCCTACTAAAACAAAAATATTGAATGGCTATCATGTTGTGTTTCTTGTGCAGAATGTGATGATTGGCAGTACGTTAATTACATTGCCCAATTTGTTAAGCTCGGTTGGCTATAGCCAGTGGTGGCTACCGTTGTTGTTCGCACTTATCGCAAATCTGTTATTGGTACCGATGATTTGGCTAATGTCACGTTATCCAGACGACAACTTATTCGAGGTTCATGAGAAGCTGTTTGGGAAGTGGGTTGGGAAAGGGATTAATGGGCTTCTTATGCTTTATATAGTGATTTTAATCGCGGCAGTTTGTGAAAATTATTTAGATTTGATTCAAGTTGTTGCCTTGCCTGATCGAACGACGACTTGGCCAGTTGTCCTTTTCATGCTGTTGCTTGTCTATATTGTCAGTGGAGGCATCAAGTCCATTGCACGCTTTTGCATGATGAGTTTTTTTCTTGTGACATGGATGATGTATTTTTTGAAATGGGGAATGGTCGATGGAGATATTCGTCATTTGCTGCCGTTGCTCAATTTTTCGTTTGAAGAGTTAGTGACGGCGACTAAAAAAGGCTTTATTTCGATGGCAGGGTTTGAACTCATTTTGTTTTACTATTCCTATATTCGCCAACCACAACATGTCTTTAAACAAGCGTCATTAGGCATTTGGATTTGTGCTGTGCTTTACCTTATAACGGTTCTTGCGAGTGTGATGTATTTTTCCATCTGGCAATTGGAAAATGTACTTTATCCGATTTTGTATTTATTCAACGCGGTTAAACTATCTTTTCTTGAGCGGGTTGACGTATTGGCCATATCGCTTTGGATGTTTTTTATTTTAACGACGGCAGCTGCGTATTTATGGGTAGCAAAACGGGGCGTCGATGCCATTCGTGGAGCTGAAAACAAGCAGCATTTATCGATTATTGCTGTCGTTATATTTCTCTTCATCATTATCCCGTTCCCAAAAGAAGTGCAAAAAATGCTGTATGAACATGTATTTCATGTTAATTATGCATTTATGGTTTGGCCTATTTTGCTATGTGCCTTGCATGCAGTAAAGCCTAACAAAGAAGGTGTAAAATGAGACGCTTTTTATTCATTATTTGTCTCTCGGTGTTAGCAGGTTGTTCGCAGCCGGGGCAGCGGACGTCTGTAGAGGATTTGGCGATGGCAAGTAGTATGGCTTTTGATGTCATAAATGATGAAGAGATGCGCATGACTGTATCATTGCCACATCCATCAACTGGATCGAAAGAGAATACGCAAACTTATTCGGCCGATGTAAAGCTGATTCAAGAGGGGCTTGTCGAAATTTCCACGGAGTCTGATAAAATGATCCTGTTAAATCAGCTACGTACGATTTTATTTAGTGAGGATTTTGCCAGGACTGGGAGAATGGCAGAGGTGGTCGAGCATTTTTACAGAAACTCAACGGTAGGGAATAATGTTCGTCTGGCAATTGTGAAAGAACAGGCGGAAGATGTTCTGCGGGCAAAATTTACCGATAAACCGAATATGGATTCTTATTTGAATGACTTGTTACAGCCTAAGTTGCATACGTCATTTAGCCCTTTCACAACGATTCACGACTTTCAATATTCAGAGACCAATCCAGTGTTTTATTCACAAGTGCCGTATTTTGAGTTGAAAAAGGACTCGGTTAAAATCGTGAGTATCGCGCTATTCGATAGCGGTAAAATGATTGACACGATATCAAGTAAACAATCATCACTCATCCAAGCATTGAAGGGACTCGACAAATTATCACCGCTAGCCCTCACGATAGAAGAGGGCGGAAAAAAAGAGCTAGTGCATATTGAATTGATTAAAAATAAGGCGAAGATTACGAGTAATAAAAATCTGGAATCACCAAAGTTGTCCATTTATTTGAGCTTACAAGGAGCCTTATATGAATATAAAGGGGATAAAGATTTAGGGCAGGACAAGGAGTATAAGGAGTTAGAGAAAGCTATTAGTCAAGAAGTGCAAAAGGAAGTGGAGAAGTTACTGAAGAAGCTTCGACAATTAGAAGTTGACCCGATTGGTTTAAGTGAATATTTTAGAATGTACTATGATGGCAAGTGGACGGAGGAACTTACTAAGCAAATTATGATGACGGCAGAATATGAAGTGACTGTCGATTTCAATTTACTGAATACGGGGACACTGAAGTAGGGGGGAAAGCGCAATGATTTGTTGCGCTTTTTTAGGTAAAAAAATAAGGATAAAATAATAAAATAGCGTGGAAAATATAATACATTTAGAAAATAGAGGTCTGTTGTACTTTGGAAATGATCGATGTTTCCATAATATAGATAGAAAGTAACTTCATATAATATAGATGTAAACGTTTACAGGATAAATAAGAAAATAGTTTTATAATTATTTAATAGTTCTTGCAATGTGAGGAGCTATAAAATATAATTTATAAATATACATTTTGGTGAATGGAAGTGAAGATTTTATGGAGCATATGGGGATTATATCCTTACTACCACCAATTCTTGCAGTTATTTTAGCAATCGTAACAAAAAATGTTATCATTTCGCTATTTTCGGGTACATACATTGGGGTGTTAATTTTAGTTGGTGGTCGTCCTTTGGAAGCGACGATGGAGACAATCGGGAATTACTTATTTCCACAAGTAGCAGATGGCTATAATGCCGCTGTCTTAGTGTTACTATTTTTCATAGGTGGGTTTGTTGCACTGATGGAGAAATCCGGGGGCGGGGCAGCTCTTGCGATTAATGCAACTAAATACATCAACACGCGTGCGAAAGCGCAACTGTCCGCTTGGTTCGGCGGTATTATCATCTTCTTCTCGGATTTAGGTACGCCTTTAATAGTAGGTCCTGTATTCGAAAAGATTTTTGATAAAGCAAAAATTTCCCGTGAAAAGCTTGCGTGGATCATTGACTCTACTTCATCTCCAGTGGCGGTTTTAGTGCCGTTCATTGGATGGGGTGTCTATATTATGGGACTCATAAAAAATGAGTTTGATTTGTTAGGCATTAAAACTTCGGAATTTGATACGTTGGTACAAGTCATTCCGTTTCAGTTCTACGCGATTTTGGCGGTGACAATGGTGCCGCTTGTAGCGATTACAAAATTAGATTTTGGTCCAATGGCGAAGGCAGAAAGACGAATTCAACAAACGGGTGCTCTTTATTGGCCTACATCGACACCGTTACGGAAGGCCGATGAAAATGATGATTTAACAAAAGGCAGCAACGCAAGTTTGATTTTGTTGCCGTTACTTGTATTGTTCATTACACTATTTGGGTTGCTGATTTCTTTCGGTTTCCCGTTCGAGCCGGTACCTGGTAATGACTTCCGGGTGGCTTTATCGACAGCGTACTTATTCGCGGCTATTACGATTATCATCTTGATGTTGGTTTATAAAATAAAGAAATTTGATGAGATTTTCTCGATTTATACATCCGGTATGCAGAAGATGGTCTATGTTGCAGTGACGCTCGTTTTAGCGTGGTCATTAGGAAAAGTTATTAATGAGATGGGGACGGCGAATTTTATTGTCGAAGCGATGCAAGGCAATGTGCCTGCATTTATCATCCCAGCCATTTTGTTCTTGGTTGCGGCGGGCATGTCGATTGCGTCTGGAACCTCTTGGGGAACATTTGCGATTATGCTACCGATTGCCATTCCAATGGCAGTGGCACTTGATGCACATCTGCTAGTTTGTATTGGAGCGGTTCTGTCAGGCGGTATTTTCGGAGACCATTCATCACCGATTTCAGATACGACGATTTTATCGTCAACGGGGGCGGGAGCCGATCATATCGATCACGTGAAAACGCAATTCCCATACGCTGTTGTTAATGCATTGATTGCGTTTGTTGGGTTTGTGGTCGCGGGTATTACAGGTAGTGCATGGACGTTGCTATTGACCATTATTCTTTTAGTCTTAGCAGTGATCGTACTATCAAAACTAACTACGAAAAAGGGAGTTGCAGTATAAATGAAGCTTTGGGGCGGACGTTTTACAAGTCGTGCAGATGAAATTATGGAGCAATTTAATACGTCGTTGCCAGTCGACCATCGACTCTATCAGGAAGATATTGCGGGGAGCTTGGCGCATGTGACGATGCTTGTCCATTGCGATTTATTGACACCAGAAGAAGGTGAGTTACTCGTTGGTGGACTTCAATCGATTTTGGTGGATATTGAATCAGGTACGTTGAAAATGGAAGGCAATTATGAGGATATCCATTCATTCGTGGAAATGCATTTGACGGAGCGTGTTGGTGAGACGGGCAAGAAATTGCACACGGCACGTAGCCGAAACGACCAAGTCGCAGTTGATATGCGTTTGTATGCAAAAAACAAAGCGAAAGAAGTAATGGATAGCTTGCAAATGCTTATCGATTCATTGCATGAAAAAGCCGTGGCGAACAATGTGATCATGCCAGGGTATACGCATTTGCAACGCGCGCAAGTGGTGACGTTCAGCCACCATCTTGGTGCATATGCGCAGATGTTCAAGCGTGACAAAAAGCGTGTTGGCAATGCGCTTGAAATTTTGGATGAAAACCCACTTGGATGTGGGGCGCTTGCGGGAACGACACATAATATTGACCGTGAAGTTACAACTGCGCTATTAGGTTTTGCGAAACCGGTGGATAATTTCCTCGATGGTGTCAGTGATCGTGATTATTTACTTGAATTAATGTCGGATTTCTCAATTGTTATGATGCACTTGAGCCGTCTGAGTGAAGAGTTGATTTTGTGGAGCAGCCAGGAATTTAAATTTATCAATATGGCAGATGCGTATTCAACAGGAAGCAGCATTATGCCGCAAAAGAAAAATCCGGATGCGGCAGAACTGATTCGTGGGAAAACAGGCCGCGTTTATGGTTCACTATTCTCTTTATTGACAACATTAAAAGGATTGCCTTTGACATACAACAAAGATATGCAGGAAGACAAAGAGCAGTTTTTCGATGCGCTGGATACAGTGCTGGATTGTATCGAGATTATGTCTAAAATGATTGATACATTGCAAGTCAATGCGGATAATATGAAAGCGGCGATTAAAGCTGGCTTCCTGAATGCGACTGAAGTGGCGGATTACTTAGTGAGCAAAGGAACGGCTTTCCGTGACGCGCATGAAATCGTTGGGAAACTGATTATTTATTGTGAAGAGCAGAAAAAAGCGATTGAGGATCTGACAATCGATGAGCTGGCGAAATTCAGTGCGGATATTGCGGATGATATTTATGCATACATTGATTATGAAAACATCATTACAAAAGGCAACAAGGAATTGATGAAGCAAGTCGGAAAGTAAAATAAGATGAGGGCTGTCCTGGGCGCAAAGTTTTTTGCGAATAGGGCGGCTCTTTTTTGGTGGGGGAAAAGAATTTCTGCCGAAGCAAGCATACTTGTTTGTGGACCGCGCAAAGTGGTTGCCGAAGCGAGCAAACGTGATTGTGGACCGCGCAAAGTGGTTGTTGAAGCGAGCATACTTGTTTGTGGACCGCGCAAAGTGGTTGCCGAAGCGAGCATACTTGTTTGTTGACCGCGCAAAGTGCTTGTTGAAGCGAGCAAACGTGATTGTGAACCGCGCAAAGTGGTTGTCGAAGCACGCAAACCCGATTGCAAACCGCGCAAAAAAGCCACTCCATCCCCAGTGGATGAAGTGGCCCCCATTTCATTACCCCATAATATTATAACCAGCATCGACGTAAACAATTTCTCCTGTTACACCGCGTGATAGGTTGCTCAAGATAGCAATCGTCATATCAGCTACTTCTTCTTGTGTGACATTCCGTTTTAGAGGTGCTTTTTCTTCGATTTGAGACAAAATCGTATTAAATGAAGGAACACCTTTTGCAGACAATGTCCGAACTGCTCCGGCAGAAATGGCATTAACCCGAATGTTATCTTTTCCTAAATCGTTTGCTAAATAGCGGACAGAAGCCTCAAGAGCTGCTTTTGCGACGCCCATGACGTTATAGCCATCAAGCACGCGCTCCGCTCCTAAGTAACTCATTGTGACAATCGTGCCACCTTCTGTCATGAATGGGCGAGCTTGTTTAGCTGTTGCGATGAGTGAATAGGCACTAGTATCTTGTGCAAATGCATAGCCACTGCGTGTCGTTTCAACAAAATCATTTTTTAAATCTTCAGCATGTGCGAATGCTAGAGAATGCACAACACCGTGAATCGTTCCAACTTCAGCGCCGATTTTTTCAAAAGCTGCTTGAATGCTTTCGTCTTCATTAACATCACATTGGACGATGAGCTTCGCTTCATAACCGCCTGTGCTCAGTATTTTCTCAAGCTTAGTGAGTGAACGTTCTTTTCGATACGTGAAAATGACGTTTGCGCCAACTGTAAAGAGGGACTTTGCTACGCCCCAAGCAAGGCTGCGTTCATTTGCTACACCCATTACGACAATATTTTTACCTTTTAATTTCAATAAGTCTTCCATAGTAACCTCCCGAATTGGTCATGAAATAGATAATACCTATTATTAGTACCAGATACTAATAGAAGTATAACATACTCAACCAGTTAAAAAAATAGCGAATATATTTCTTGAATAAAATGAAAACGCATTCAAAACTGAAATATCCGTAATAATTAAAAATGCAGTTGACTTTATATTTATGCAGTCATATACTAAGTCTATATTGATTGTAGGGGTGAGCATATTGAAGGTTGGAATCATTGGTGCATCGGGGTATGGCGGGCTTGAACTAATCCGGCTATTGCATAATCACCCTGAAGTCGAACAAATCGAATTATTCACGTCGTCCGAAGAAGGTATCGTTTTTTCAAATAAATATTCACATCTAATGAATATGTATGATCAACCACTTCGAAAAATAGAGCACGAGAAACTGGCGAAATTTGATGTTGTCTTCTCAAGTGCACCTGCAGGCGTTGCAAGTCATTTACTACCGCCATTAATCGGCAAAGGGCCGAAATTGATTGATTTATCAGGAGATTTCCGTTTGAAGGATCTTGGACAATATGAACAGTGGTATAAAAAAGAGTCTGCTCCCAAGCAGGCAGTTGAGCAAAGCGTCTACGGCTTAACGGAATGGAATCACGAGGCGATTAAACAAGCGCAGCTCATTGCCAATCCAGGGTGCTATCCGACAGCGGTTCTTCTATCACTCTTGCCATTATTGAAAGAGCAATTGATAGATGCTTCAGGTTTAATTATCGATGCGAAGAGTGGCGTGTCGGGGGCTGGGAATAAGGCAAGCCAAATGACGCACTTCAGTGAAACGAATGAAAATACAGCCATCTATAAATTACATCAACACCAACATATACCTGAAATTGAACAGGCATTTGGGCTGTTTGCAGAGGAAGCACCGCCTATCACATTTAGTACGCATCTCGTTCCGATGACGAGGGGTATTCTTGCTACGAGTTATGCACCTGTTAAAGCAGGCGTAACGGAGCAACAGCTAGTTGCTTGTTTAGAAGAAACTTATGCGGATCATCCATTTGTGCGTGTGACAAAAGAGACCGATAAATTTGGGACGAATCAGGTGTATGGCTCGAACTTCTGTGACATTCATGTCAAAGTCGACCCACGAACAAACCGTGCAACAGTTGTCGCAGTGATTGATAACTTGGTAAAAGGTGCAGCAGGGCAAGCCATTCAAAATATGAACGTTCAATTTCAATTGGATGAATCGATGGGGCTCTCACATGTCCCAGCCTTCATCTAATCCGATTAGGAGGAGTAGTATGACGACAACTGTAGCACCCGTGAAACGTATTTCACGTAAAAATATTGTGTCACCTATTGGATTTAAAGCGGCTGGCATTCATTGCGGCCTTAAACATAAAAAGCATGATTTAGCTCTACTTATAAGTGAAGTCCCAGCAAGCGTGGCAGGTGTCTTTACGACAAATGCGATTCAAGCGGCACCTTTACTTGTGACGAAAGAAGCGATTCAACAGGCAGGAAAAATGCAAGCGGTTATCATTAACTCAGGGAATGCTAATGCGTGCACAGGTCAGCAAGGCTTGAAAGACGCATATGCGATGCAGCAAGCGACGGCAGAAAAATTGGGCATTGCGCCGGAATTAGTTGGCGTTTCATCGACAGGTGTCATTGGTGAAATGATGAAGATGGAGCCCATTTTGAAAGGGATTCAAAAAATTCAACCGAGCGCCGAGTTAGAAGGGGCCATTAATTTTTCACAAGCGATTTTAACGACGGATACGGTAACGAAAAATACAGCTTATAAAACAATCATTGATGGCAAAGAAATCATTATTGCAGGAACGGCAAAAGGCTCAGGGATGATTGCACCGAATATGGCAACGATGCTCAGCTACATCACGACAGATGCCAATATTGAATCGGTTCATTTACAAGCAGCATTGAAAGCTGTGACGGATGTAACATTCAATTCCATTACGGTAGATGGGGATACATCGACGAATGACACAGTGCTCGTTCTTGCAAATGGGCTAGCGCTAAATGACGCATTAACACCGACTCATCCGGATTGGGCACTATTTGTGCAAGCTTTGCATGCGGTGTCTCAAGACTTAGCAAAAATGATTGCGAAAGACGGAGAAGGCGCAACGAAACTCATCGAGGTGGAAGTACAAGGAGCGATTTCGGATGATGAAGCACGAAAAATTGCGAAATCCGTAGTCGGCTCACCACTTGTGAAAACAGCAGTCTTTGGCTGTGATGCGAACTGGGGACGAATCATTGCGGCTGTCGGGTATAGTGGGGCAACGCTCGATCCGAATGCGATTTCGATTAAAATTGGCACAACAACGGTCGTTGAAAATGGAGAACCAGTCTATTTTTCAGAAGAACAATTGCTTGTGTATTTAAAGCAACCAGAAGTGAAATTCACGGTTGCACTTCATCAAGGAAGTGGCCAAGGGGTAGCATGGGGGTGCGATTTAACATATGACTATGTCCAAATCAACGCAACATACCGCTCGTAAACGAGCCGTCATTAAATTAGGCGGCAGTATGTTAGAGGGTCTGAGTGACAGCTTTTTTACCAACTTTAAAGAACTCCAAGCGGCAGGAACAGATCTGCTTATCGTTCATGGTGGAGGCCCTGCGATTAATCTAGAGCTTGCGAATAGGCAAGTGACGTCAACAGTTGTTAATGGGATTCGTGTAACATCAAAAGAAGCCATTGGCATTGTGCAATCGACGTTAATTGGGCGCGTGAACCCAGCACTTGTTCATCAATTAAACAAAGCGTGCATTTCATCAATCGGACTAAGTGGCTTTGATGGCAATCTTCTGGAGTGCACAGTGCTAGATGAAGACGTATATGGTTTTGTAGGAGATATTCAGCATGTACAGACAGACTTGCTGGAAAGCATTCTTCAGGCGGGGATTGTTCCAGTTATCTCATGTATTGGTGCGACAGGGGAAGGCATACCGTTGAATATTAATGCGGATACCGTTGCAAGTGAAATTGCACTGGCGGTTCAAGCAGATAGTTTGCTGCTAGTGACCGATACACCGGGCATTAAAATCGAGGAGCAGGTGCAGTCGGTTGTGTCACCAGCAGCGATTGCTAAATGGATTGAATCAGGCGATATTTATGGAGGTATGTTGCCGAAAGTGAATGCTGCGCTTGATTGTTTAGGGGCGGGTATTCCGTCTATTCAAATTGTTGGTCAACAGTTAACAGGAACGGTTATACAAGCTGAGGAGGTTTTTTCATGAGTGCACTATTTCAAAACTATGCTCGACGCCCCGTTCATATTGTCAAAGGGCAAGGCACCATCGTAACGGATGCCACTGGGAAGGACTATCTCGATTTTATAAGTGGAATCGCGGTCGTCAGTCTCGGTCATGCGCATCCTGCTATTGTTGAAGCGATTCAAAAGCAAAGCGAAAAACTATGGCATGTCTCGAATTTATTTGAAAGTCCAGAACAAGAACAGCTAGCAGCTACGCTTGTGAAAGATACCCCTTTTGCCCATGCATTCTTTTGTAACAGTGGGGCAGAGGCGAACGAAGCGGCCATCAAATTAGCGCGTAAACATACACAAAAAAATGTCATCATTACATTTGAACAATCTTTCCATGGTCGGACGTTTGGCGCGATGTCTGCTACGGGGCAAGACAAGGTCAAGCAAGGTTTTGGTCCACTCTTAGAAACGTTCCGAACAATACCTTATAACGACAAAAAACAACTTGAAGCGGCAATTGACGATGATGTGGCGGCCATTATGCTGGAAGCGATTCAAGGAGAAGGTGGCGTGCATCAGCTTGATCCTGACTTTGCACAAGCTATCACGGATATTTGCCAAGCGAAAGGTATTTTATTAATCGTCGACGAAGTGCAGACGGGCATTGGCCGCACAGGGACACGTTATGCATTTGAACAGGCTAACCTCACACCAGATATTATGACGCTGGCGAAAGGGCTAGGCGGGGGATTCCCGATTGGTGCAATGCTTGGCTCGAGTGAGCTATTTACCTCATTTGGCCCGGGGACGCATGGCACGACGTTTGGAGGCAATCCTTTAGCAGTCGCTGTTGCCAAAACGGTAACGGATATCGTATTCCAAGAGGCGTTTCTTCAGGAGGTTAAGGAGAAATCGGATTATCTCATGCAAAAACTTCAGGTAGCTTTACCTAAAGAGCAATTTACGATTCGAGGCTCAGGTTTATTGCTAGGTATTGAATGCCCAGGTGATGTCGTACCACTCATTCAACAAGCAGAAAAAGCTGGCTTGTTACTTGTACAAGCAGGTGGGAATGTGATTCGTTTACTACCACCATTAACGGTAACGTATGAAGAAATGGACCAAGCAATTGATATACTTTCCTCCGTTTTACTTGCAGAACAACCTGTAAATGCTTAATGATAACTTGAATTAAAGCGTTCAGCGAA from Sporosarcina sp. FSL K6-1522 includes the following:
- the argH gene encoding argininosuccinate lyase — encoded protein: MKLWGGRFTSRADEIMEQFNTSLPVDHRLYQEDIAGSLAHVTMLVHCDLLTPEEGELLVGGLQSILVDIESGTLKMEGNYEDIHSFVEMHLTERVGETGKKLHTARSRNDQVAVDMRLYAKNKAKEVMDSLQMLIDSLHEKAVANNVIMPGYTHLQRAQVVTFSHHLGAYAQMFKRDKKRVGNALEILDENPLGCGALAGTTHNIDREVTTALLGFAKPVDNFLDGVSDRDYLLELMSDFSIVMMHLSRLSEELILWSSQEFKFINMADAYSTGSSIMPQKKNPDAAELIRGKTGRVYGSLFSLLTTLKGLPLTYNKDMQEDKEQFFDALDTVLDCIEIMSKMIDTLQVNADNMKAAIKAGFLNATEVADYLVSKGTAFRDAHEIVGKLIIYCEEQKKAIEDLTIDELAKFSADIADDIYAYIDYENIITKGNKELMKQVGK
- a CDS encoding Na+/H+ antiporter NhaC family protein codes for the protein MEHMGIISLLPPILAVILAIVTKNVIISLFSGTYIGVLILVGGRPLEATMETIGNYLFPQVADGYNAAVLVLLFFIGGFVALMEKSGGGAALAINATKYINTRAKAQLSAWFGGIIIFFSDLGTPLIVGPVFEKIFDKAKISREKLAWIIDSTSSPVAVLVPFIGWGVYIMGLIKNEFDLLGIKTSEFDTLVQVIPFQFYAILAVTMVPLVAITKLDFGPMAKAERRIQQTGALYWPTSTPLRKADENDDLTKGSNASLILLPLLVLFITLFGLLISFGFPFEPVPGNDFRVALSTAYLFAAITIIILMLVYKIKKFDEIFSIYTSGMQKMVYVAVTLVLAWSLGKVINEMGTANFIVEAMQGNVPAFIIPAILFLVAAGMSIASGTSWGTFAIMLPIAIPMAVALDAHLLVCIGAVLSGGIFGDHSSPISDTTILSSTGAGADHIDHVKTQFPYAVVNALIAFVGFVVAGITGSAWTLLLTIILLVLAVIVLSKLTTKKGVAV
- the argC gene encoding N-acetyl-gamma-glutamyl-phosphate reductase codes for the protein MKVGIIGASGYGGLELIRLLHNHPEVEQIELFTSSEEGIVFSNKYSHLMNMYDQPLRKIEHEKLAKFDVVFSSAPAGVASHLLPPLIGKGPKLIDLSGDFRLKDLGQYEQWYKKESAPKQAVEQSVYGLTEWNHEAIKQAQLIANPGCYPTAVLLSLLPLLKEQLIDASGLIIDAKSGVSGAGNKASQMTHFSETNENTAIYKLHQHQHIPEIEQAFGLFAEEAPPITFSTHLVPMTRGILATSYAPVKAGVTEQQLVACLEETYADHPFVRVTKETDKFGTNQVYGSNFCDIHVKVDPRTNRATVVAVIDNLVKGAAGQAIQNMNVQFQLDESMGLSHVPAFI
- the fabI gene encoding enoyl-ACP reductase FabI, with amino-acid sequence MEDLLKLKGKNIVVMGVANERSLAWGVAKSLFTVGANVIFTYRKERSLTKLEKILSTGGYEAKLIVQCDVNEDESIQAAFEKIGAEVGTIHGVVHSLAFAHAEDLKNDFVETTRSGYAFAQDTSAYSLIATAKQARPFMTEGGTIVTMSYLGAERVLDGYNVMGVAKAALEASVRYLANDLGKDNIRVNAISAGAVRTLSAKGVPSFNTILSQIEEKAPLKRNVTQEEVADMTIAILSNLSRGVTGEIVYVDAGYNIMG
- the argB gene encoding acetylglutamate kinase, producing MTMSKSTQHTARKRAVIKLGGSMLEGLSDSFFTNFKELQAAGTDLLIVHGGGPAINLELANRQVTSTVVNGIRVTSKEAIGIVQSTLIGRVNPALVHQLNKACISSIGLSGFDGNLLECTVLDEDVYGFVGDIQHVQTDLLESILQAGIVPVISCIGATGEGIPLNINADTVASEIALAVQADSLLLVTDTPGIKIEEQVQSVVSPAAIAKWIESGDIYGGMLPKVNAALDCLGAGIPSIQIVGQQLTGTVIQAEEVFS
- a CDS encoding Ger(x)C family spore germination protein, which codes for MRRFLFIICLSVLAGCSQPGQRTSVEDLAMASSMAFDVINDEEMRMTVSLPHPSTGSKENTQTYSADVKLIQEGLVEISTESDKMILLNQLRTILFSEDFARTGRMAEVVEHFYRNSTVGNNVRLAIVKEQAEDVLRAKFTDKPNMDSYLNDLLQPKLHTSFSPFTTIHDFQYSETNPVFYSQVPYFELKKDSVKIVSIALFDSGKMIDTISSKQSSLIQALKGLDKLSPLALTIEEGGKKELVHIELIKNKAKITSNKNLESPKLSIYLSLQGALYEYKGDKDLGQDKEYKELEKAISQEVQKEVEKLLKKLRQLEVDPIGLSEYFRMYYDGKWTEELTKQIMMTAEYEVTVDFNLLNTGTLK
- a CDS encoding spore germination protein, producing MSFLEDGQQENNSKNVLIEAVFRQLEEVSDVVRKEMITPHGMVTVIYISSLVDHLRFKEMVATPLFNRKEDVSQTAEVIKPATDTNLLACIIEGNTLLYVHEKARYFKVYTYSPPASAITQSDTESTVSGPRDAFTESLQTNLSLVKRRIKNSNLKSKNYVIGTETHTNVSILYIDSIVNPEHLNRVCTKLDTLTWPGFADITTVSQLMEEHRFSPFTQYHMTERPDSTIGYLLDGRIIIMMDNSPGVLICPSTFFEFFQSPEDDFNRWTTATLLRCLRFFGFFLTIMLTPFYISALSFHPEMLPFEVLINLQESRSRVPFPPVIEVLFMELVIEVLREAGTRMPTKIGQTIGIVGGIVIGTAAVEAGLVSNTLIVLVAISALLSFLPPSFTMSNSSRVIRYLFIISAGLFGLYGQMIAFAWLMHHLLSLKSLGEDYMAPVLPRKWSDFVDSVIRLPTPFQKYKKGVSRAVTDKKEGK
- the argJ gene encoding bifunctional glutamate N-acetyltransferase/amino-acid acetyltransferase ArgJ, with amino-acid sequence MTTTVAPVKRISRKNIVSPIGFKAAGIHCGLKHKKHDLALLISEVPASVAGVFTTNAIQAAPLLVTKEAIQQAGKMQAVIINSGNANACTGQQGLKDAYAMQQATAEKLGIAPELVGVSSTGVIGEMMKMEPILKGIQKIQPSAELEGAINFSQAILTTDTVTKNTAYKTIIDGKEIIIAGTAKGSGMIAPNMATMLSYITTDANIESVHLQAALKAVTDVTFNSITVDGDTSTNDTVLVLANGLALNDALTPTHPDWALFVQALHAVSQDLAKMIAKDGEGATKLIEVEVQGAISDDEARKIAKSVVGSPLVKTAVFGCDANWGRIIAAVGYSGATLDPNAISIKIGTTTVVENGEPVYFSEEQLLVYLKQPEVKFTVALHQGSGQGVAWGCDLTYDYVQINATYRS
- a CDS encoding GerAB/ArcD/ProY family transporter; the protein is MKPTKTKILNGYHVVFLVQNVMIGSTLITLPNLLSSVGYSQWWLPLLFALIANLLLVPMIWLMSRYPDDNLFEVHEKLFGKWVGKGINGLLMLYIVILIAAVCENYLDLIQVVALPDRTTTWPVVLFMLLLVYIVSGGIKSIARFCMMSFFLVTWMMYFLKWGMVDGDIRHLLPLLNFSFEELVTATKKGFISMAGFELILFYYSYIRQPQHVFKQASLGIWICAVLYLITVLASVMYFSIWQLENVLYPILYLFNAVKLSFLERVDVLAISLWMFFILTTAAAYLWVAKRGVDAIRGAENKQHLSIIAVVIFLFIIIPFPKEVQKMLYEHVFHVNYAFMVWPILLCALHAVKPNKEGVK